One segment of Ziziphus jujuba cultivar Dongzao chromosome 12, ASM3175591v1 DNA contains the following:
- the LOC107428116 gene encoding uncharacterized protein LOC107428116, whose product MANKGLYTSVQIHNDSGDTLDFDGSFTPFPYPKQIGNGDSAWFVHSSAGSSDVDVIAYRFKGDQLNWVLGWENHLDSQNKVATEIHPLSDAARDNRGSVKSNLKDTANSNESTYSYGGYLAHAKISDGNFAVLQAVLTKVNANN is encoded by the exons ATGGCCAATAAGGGTCTGTACACCTCTGTCCAAATACACAATGACAGCGGAGACACTCTGGATTTTGACGGGTCCTTTACTCCGTTTCCGTACCCAAAACAAATTGGCAATGGAGACTCGGCTTGGTTTGTTCATTCTTCTGCTGGTTCGTCAGATGTAGATGTCATTGCCTATCGTTTCAAGGGAGATCAGCTTAACTGGGTTCTGGGGTGGGAGAATCATTTGGATTCCCAGAACAAA GTAGCCACTGAAATACACCCTTTATCAGACGCAGCCCGCGATAATCGGGGCAGTGTAAAAAGTAACCTGAAGGATACTGCAAATAGTAACGAAAGCACTTACAGCTATGGAGGATACTTGGCGCATGCGAAAATTAGTGATGGCAATTTCGCTGTACTTCAGGCAGTACTCACAAAAGTAAACGCCAACAACTAG